The nucleotide window GCCCGTACCTTGCTCGACAAAGCCGTTGAGGTAAGCCCGACCGACATTGACGCACGGCGTCAGTTGGCCGAAGTGTTGTGGAACGAAGGCGCTTATCGTGAAGCCGCCGACCAAATGGAAGCCGCGGTGCGACTCGACCCAGAACACGGCCCGACGCTTGTTCGCGCCGGGGAAATGCTCCTGGCCGCCGGTTCGCCTGGTCGCGCTTTGGAACGTGCGACGGAAGCGATTTCGTTGGATCCGACATTGGCCGGCGCGTGGGCGTTACGCGGACGCGTTCATCGACGCTTGGAAAACCCCAAGCAGGCACTCGCTGATATGCAACACGCCCTCCGATACGGACCGCATGCAACCGACGTACTGCTGGATGTCTCGGAGCTGCAGTACGAACTGGGTCGCTCGCATCGCGCGCTGACCACGTTGCATCATGTTCTCGATTCCTATGCCGTGGGTGAAGAGCCCCGTCGCGCTTTGTGGCTCGAGGGACTGGCTTACACGGCTGTGGAGCGGCACGCGGACGCGATCACCAGTTTGCAGGCGGCACACCAACGTGGCGAGCCGAACGCCGATTTGTTGTTGCAATTGGCGAAGGCGCAAGCCTCAGCGGGCCGTCCCACCGACGCCGCACAGACGGCTCAGTTGGCTCTGGCGACCGACGGCGGTCACGAGGCGAGTCGGGTGTTCTTGGCGCAGCTTCAAGTAACCGGAAGCCCTGACGGAACGATCCTGCGGTGACGTGATCAGACGAGCCCGTCATAACCGGCACAGCCTGTATTCCTAAACAAAGTCATGCGACTATGCCGCGTTGGTCGAATTCGTGAGCTATGTTTCCGATGGAGTGCCTATCGCTCCTCCCACCCCCTCAAGCCTTCCTGCTCGAGTGAATTCTAAATAGGAGAATCCCCATGCCAGCTACGCTTACTCCGTTTGTTGATCGCCGTAATGCCGGTGCTACGAATCCTGATGCTGGGGCTTCTCCAACGGGTCGCGAACGCCGCCAGTTCACCAACAGCCACGACGATCTTTCGCCCGAAGCAAGCGAGTTGGCCGCCGCTATCGACAATTACAAACTGCAACATCGTCGCCGTTTCATCAACTTCGAAGAGATGCTCTCGGTGATGAAGTCGATCGGCTACAGCAAGAATTAGTTCTTAAGAAAACAGAATCGCCACGGCCTGATGCTGAGCCCGTGGCGCAAGCCCAAGGGAGAACCCACGGCTTGCGCCGCGGGCTTTTTTATTGGGGAGCTGGAGTAATTTGCGAACTTACTACGGCGAAGCCGTTACGCCCTATAGCCCAGGGTTGAAGCGGCGCCAGCCGCGACTACCCTGGGTGCTAGATCGCCCACACCAAAATCATCTACGCCGAAGGCGTTACGCCTACCATGCCGCAATCCCTCGCCAACGTCGCCATGCATTTGGTCTTCTCCACCAAAGACCGCCAATCATTCCTGGCCGACGATCAAATCCGCGAGGAAATGCACCGACAATTGGGCGGAGCTTCGAAAACTCTTTCTTGTTCGCCGATGATCGTCGGTGGCGTCGAGGACCATGTCCACTTGCTAGCACGGCTCGATCGCACGATCACAATTGCCGAGTGGGTGAAGGAGTTAAAACGTGTGACGTCACTGTGGATCTAACAAAGCTATCCACAGTACACAGATTTCCAATGGCAATCTGGCTAGGCGCGTTCTCGGTAAGCCAGTCAGAAACCCCACGCGTGAAACGATACATCGAGAACCAAGAGGAGCATCACCTTGAGCGCGATTTCAAAACCGAATTTCGTTTGTTGCTTGAGCGTCATGAGGTGCCGTATGATGAACGCTACGTTTGGGACTGACGTAACGCCGTTGGCGTATGATTCACCATGGGTTGTTTTCCCAGGGTAGCCCCGGCTGGCGCCGGGACAACCCTGGGCTGAAAGACGCAACGGCTTCGCCGTATTCAGAGAGGCTGCACGTGCCCCAGGATGCGTTACGCGATCCTGGGCCTAGGGGGTGGAATCGCTTAGCGATAGGGTGCGAGGGAATTACAAATCTCAGGCACCACATCAGAATTTCCCCAAGAGCTTCAGAATTGCCCATGTGCCGACACCCACAACAACGAATGGAAGTTGCAAACCATGGGCTATGTCGATGTACTTATTCAGTCGGCGCGAGAGAAAACGGTGGCACAACGGGCGAATAGTCACGGCCGAAAAGGAAAGATAAAGCCCTGTAACCCAGCCGTGCATGATCAAAACCTCCAAGGCAAGGTGAAGGTTTTTTACCCGAGGCGCAGTCGAGAGCACCGCCAACGTCAAGAGCATACAGAATATGGATGTGGTTATCGTTGCGACTGCAAGCTTCTTGCGATTTAGTAACTCCTCTGGCTCGTTCAACCTCAAACCCCTTCCTCAGCCCGAAATAGCGCCATCCGCAGTTCGCGCCCGGTGACAAATCCAACCGTCGTCCCATCATCATCAACAACATGCCCCAGGACATCTTCTTCCTGGCTGAACTTGTGCATCGCCGAGAGGTACGTTTCGTCGGCTTCCAGCTGAAGCATCGGCAGCGGCTCGGGGAGGCGGGCGTCTTCAGAGACGAAAAGGTCGGCCACGCGGATGTAGCCCACCAGCTTGCGCTTGGGATTCACCTCTTCAACCGGCAGCAGCGTACGGCGGTGGCGTTGGGCGAGGCGGAGGGCATCGCTCTTTTTCATGTCGGTGGTCAAGCGAACGCTACGCGTGGCGGCGGTGGCGAAGCTGGAGATCGGTCGCGCGGCGACGCCGAGCATTGATTGAGCGAGTGTTCGTTGCACGGGACGCAAGAGGCCCGCCTCGTGACCCTCTTCAACGAGCTGGCTGATCTCGCGGCGGGCGAGACGCAGCGAGAGTTCTTGCGGCGTTGCTTTGGAAAAGAACTTCAGAACCTGGCTGAGCGCCCACAGCAGAATGGTGGCCGGCAAGAAAATGATGCAGCAGGCCACGAGTGCCGGTGCGCAACGTCTGAGCAAGCGATTGGGGGCATCGTAGAATAAGTTCTTGGGCATCAATTCGCCAAGAACGAAGATCACCGGGGCGATCACAATTGGGGCGAGCAAGTCAGTAAGCGTTCCGCCGCCAGGGATCAATCGTTGCGTTCCCATCACCACGGCCAGCGACGTGAGGTAATTGGCCAAGTTGTTGCCGACTAGAGCGGTAGCGATGAACAGCGACGGCTGATTGGCAAGCCAGAGCATCACCTTCGAGGCCCAATCGCCGGCCAGGCCATCAATGACCAAACGTAAACGCGTCATGCGGTAGAAACCGGTCTCGGTGCCGCTGAAGAAGGCACTAAGCATCAAGCCGATCGTAAAAAGGACCAGGGCGACGATCACGGCAGCACTCCTCCATCAGGAGCAAGCCAAAGTTCGGCCGTCAGTGGGACGTGATCTTCGGCGGCGATCACTTTGAAAGCGAAGGGCCCCCACACAACTTCGTCACCCTCTTCCGGCAAGCGTTGCAATTGTTCTTGCAAGACACCCGCCACGGTGACGCTCTTTACCGCAGGAAGTTCGACGCTAAAGTGCCGCGACAGACGGCGCAGACTTGTAATCCCGGTCACCTGCCAGAGCACGTCACTGATCGGATGAATTGAGGAGGTCGCCATCAGCCGTGCGCTGCGGCTGGAGTCGCTTTGAAAGATCGTTTCGAGAATGTCTTCCAAGGTGACAATGCCAATCGTCTCGCCATTCTCGTTGATGATGGCGGCAACCTCGCGCTGCTGATGTTCAAGCTGTTCCAGCACCGAAGCGACGTTCGTACACCACGGAACGTAAACCACCGGTCGCGCGAATTCTTCGAGGTGCCGCTTGGGGATGTTCGGCAAGTGCTTCAGCGGAATGGCGGCGGCGATTTCATCGGAGTCATACTCAGTCACTAACAAGTAACCGCTCCGCGTCAGCTTGCCGCCAAGTTGTTCGAGGTGAACCGGCGGGCTAAACGACTGGTACTGTTTGCGAGGCCGCATCAGTTCTTCGGCCGTGAGTGTGGAGAGCAGGACGATGTTTTCCAGCGCGGATTGTTCCTGGGCGGCGAGGTCTTCATCCTGC belongs to Lacipirellulaceae bacterium and includes:
- a CDS encoding tetratricopeptide repeat protein; the protein is MAFTSHKTNRLLIASLLLVVCATSGCASLRKYKVVPDSVAKCRRLSREGVTAMERGQCEQARTLLDKAVEVSPTDIDARRQLAEVLWNEGAYREAADQMEAAVRLDPEHGPTLVRAGEMLLAAGSPGRALERATEAISLDPTLAGAWALRGRVHRRLENPKQALADMQHALRYGPHATDVLLDVSELQYELGRSHRALTTLHHVLDSYAVGEEPRRALWLEGLAYTAVERHADAITSLQAAHQRGEPNADLLLQLAKAQASAGRPTDAAQTAQLALATDGGHEASRVFLAQLQVTGSPDGTILR
- a CDS encoding transposase produces the protein MPQSLANVAMHLVFSTKDRQSFLADDQIREEMHRQLGGASKTLSCSPMIVGGVEDHVHLLARLDRTITIAEWVKELKRVTSLWI
- a CDS encoding CNNM domain-containing protein: MIVALVLFTIGLMLSAFFSGTETGFYRMTRLRLVIDGLAGDWASKVMLWLANQPSLFIATALVGNNLANYLTSLAVVMGTQRLIPGGGTLTDLLAPIVIAPVIFVLGELMPKNLFYDAPNRLLRRCAPALVACCIIFLPATILLWALSQVLKFFSKATPQELSLRLARREISQLVEEGHEAGLLRPVQRTLAQSMLGVAARPISSFATAATRSVRLTTDMKKSDALRLAQRHRRTLLPVEEVNPKRKLVGYIRVADLFVSEDARLPEPLPMLQLEADETYLSAMHKFSQEEDVLGHVVDDDGTTVGFVTGRELRMALFRAEEGV
- a CDS encoding CNNM domain-containing protein, with amino-acid sequence MAVLSDFAPFFLAMALLAASSAFFSCSEAALFSLQADDRRRLGKSGGAGRLAIDLLAKPDRLLTAILFWNLIINIVYFALASVVGIQLDKQSRTAEGAAVAIASLLGLIVCSEMLPKTFGVQHAVGISKLLSVPLATAVRVLDPVMPLFSGINRTLFRLIFPSFQRESYLEINDLERAITLSTQDEDLAAQEQSALENIVLLSTLTAEELMRPRKQYQSFSPPVHLEQLGGKLTRSGYLLVTEYDSDEIAAAIPLKHLPNIPKRHLEEFARPVVYVPWCTNVASVLEQLEHQQREVAAIINENGETIGIVTLEDILETIFQSDSSRSARLMATSSIHPISDVLWQVTGITSLRRLSRHFSVELPAVKSVTVAGVLQEQLQRLPEEGDEVVWGPFAFKVIAAEDHVPLTAELWLAPDGGVLP